The following are encoded together in the Onychostoma macrolepis isolate SWU-2019 chromosome 03, ASM1243209v1, whole genome shotgun sequence genome:
- the LOC131536311 gene encoding C-type lectin domain family 4 member E-like isoform X2 has product MIESVYSNYLSDPKLTSVDKDERHCCEPMLRKFSVLLFLSLLANGVLAYLYITKNAILYCEPRRNCLNSGLPLDAQPIMKINSMNIKNHSLPNYCSDLQEKWIRAQGRFYVFSTDIMDWNSSRRRCQDLGGDLVIINNKDEQEFLSKQVNGVYGYHWIGLTDSQTEGVWLWVDNNPLNDNLLQMGVSSR; this is encoded by the exons ATGATTGAAAGTGTTTATTCGAACTATTTATCAGACCCCAAACTGACATCAGTGGATAAAGATGAGA GGCACTGTTGTGAACCAATGCTGAGGAAATTCTCCGTTCTCCTCTTCCTGTCTCTGTTGGCAAATGGGGTGTTGGCATACCTGT ATATCACCAAAAATGCAATTCTGTATTGTGAACCAAGAAGAAACTGCTTAAATTCAG GATTGCCTTTAGATGCTCAACCAATCATGAAAATAAATTCCATGAACATTAAAAACCACAGTCTACCAAACTACTGTTCAG ATTTACAAGAGAAGTGGATCAGAGCACAGGGCAGATTCTATGTATTCTCTACTGATATCATGGACTGGAACAGCAGCAGACGACGCTGCCAGGATCTGGGAGGAGATCTGGTCATCATCAACAATAAAGACGAACAG GAATTTCTGTCTAAACAAGTAAATGGTGTATATGGCTATCACTGGATTGGCCTAACCGACAGCCAGACGGAGGGTGTGTGGCTTTGGGTGGACAACAACCCTTTAAACGACAACCTCTTGCaa aTGGGAGTCTCCTCCAGATGA
- the LOC131536306 gene encoding all-trans-retinol 13,14-reductase: MWIAVIVISLALVAILYKYVLGTPGRNPFAIDTREPLKPMVFDRKLKNKVLKQGFLASKIPQDLDAIVVGSGIGGLAIAVLLAKVGKKVLVLEQHDRAGGCCHTFSEQGFEFDVGIHYIGELLDHKPFRCVVDQLTNGQLQWDPLENPFDKVVLGPPENRRIYPIYSGRKRYIDELKKCFPGEEKAIDEYVRLSKKVANGIWFMVLLKLLPTPLAKFLVHIGLASRLSPFFRYASRSLTDVVSELTQNKDLRAVMSYIFGTYGKMPKDASFSMHSLLLCHYLNGAWYPKGGASEIAYHMIPIIEKAGGAVLVRAPVNRILLNDAKEAIGVSVLKGQEEVHVHAPIVISDAGIFNTYERLLPKDVQTMPAIQKQLSMVQHGDAGLSIFIGLDGTKEELGLKADNYFIFPENNLDELLEGYMKGNREESSKKVPLIFVASSSAKDSTWPERSPGKSTVTVVSFANYAWFEEWKDEKVKNRSIDYKELKEAFINSILEAVTEIYPKIKDRIVYVDAGTPITNQHYIAAPKGEIYGADHGIARFNVELNATIRPQTPIKNLFLTGQDVMLCGFAGALAGALTCGSVILNRNLHLDAIGLAKRVKNGNNKKKD, from the exons ATGTGGATCGCTGTCATCGTAATTTCGTTGGCTTTAGTAGCCATTCTCTATAAATATGTTTTGGGAACTCCAGGAAGGAACCCTTTTGCTATCGACACGCGCGAGCCGCTGAAACCCATGGTGTTTGACAGAAAGCTGAAGAACAAAGTCCTGAAACAAG GCTTTCTGGCCAGTAAGATCCCTCAGGACTTGGATGCAATAGTGGTTGGCAGTGGGATTGGTGGATTGGCAATTGCTGTCCTGTTGGCTAAAGTGGGTAAGAAGGTTCTGGTTCTAGAGCAACATGACCGGGCTGGAGGATGCTGTCACACCTTCTCAGAACAAGGCTTTGAGTTTGATGTTG GTATCCACTATATTGGGGAACTACTGGATCACAAGCCATTTCGCTGTGTGGTTGACCAGTTGACCAATGGACAGCTGCAATGGGACCCGCTGGAGAACCCCTTTGACAAAGTGGTCCTGGGTCCACCAGAAAACCGCCGCATATACCCCATCTACAGTGGACGAAAACGCTACATTGATGAACTGAAGAAGTGCTTCCCAGGGGAGGAAAAGGCCATTGATGAATATGTGAGACTTTCTAAG AAAGTTGCAAATGGCATATGGTTCATGGTCCTGCTGAAGCTCCTCCCGACTCCTCTCGCAAAATTCCTGGTGCACATAGGCCTGGCCAGTCGCCTTTCTCCATTCTTCCGCTATGCGTCCCGCAGCCTGACAGATGTGGTGAGTGAGCTCACACAGAATAAGGATCTGAGAGCTGTGATGTCCTACATCTTTGGGACCTATG GTAAAATGCCCAAAGATGCAAGCTTTTCCATGCACAGCTTGCTTTTGTGCCACTATTTGAATGGTGCCTGGTACCCAAAAGGTGGTGCTAGTGAGATCGCCTACCACATGATCCCCATCATTGAGAAGGCAGGGGGTGCAGTACTTGTTAGAGCACCTGTCAACCGCATACTCCTCAATGACGCGAAAGAGGCTATTG GTGTGAGTGTCCTGAAGGGGCAGGAGGAGGTGCATGTTCACGCTCCCATCGTGATTTCAGATGCTGGAATCTTCAATACCTACGAACGTCTCCTGCCCAAAGATGTGCAGACTATGCCTG CGATCCAGAAACAGTTGAGTATGGTGCAGCATGGAGATGCTGGTCTCAGTATTTTCATTGGTTTGGATGGGACAAAAGAGGAGTTGGGCCTAAAAGCAGACAATTATTTTATCTTCCCTGAGAACAATTTGGATGAACT ATTGGAGGGTTACATGAAGGGGAACAGGGAAGAATCTTCTAAAAAGGTCCCTTTGATTTTTGTGGCCTCATCTTCTGCCAAAGACTCAACCTGGCCTGAAAGAAGTCCAG GTAAATCCACCGTGACTGTCGTTAGCTTTGCTAACTATGCATGGTTTGAAGAGTGGAAGGATGAAAAAGTGAAGAACAGAAGCATAGATTATAAGGAGCTGAAGGAGGCGTTCATCAACAGCATCTTAGAGGCAGTGACTGAGATCTATCCTAAGATCAAGGACAGG aTTGTATATGTGGATGCAGGCACCCCAATCACCAATCAGCATTACATTGCTGCTCCTAAAGGAGAGATCTATGGCGCTGATCATGGTATTGCTCGCTTCAATGTTGAACTAAACGCCACCATCAGACCACAGACGCCCATTAAAAACCTCTTCCTCACTG GTCAGGATGTAATGTTGTGTGGCTTTGCTGGAGCTCTGGCAGGAGCGCTGACATGTGGTTCTGTTATCCTGAACCGGAACCTTCACCTGGATGCCATTGGTCTCGCCAAGAGAGTCAAGAATGGCAACAACAAGAAGAAAGACTAA
- the LOC131536311 gene encoding CD209 antigen-like protein E isoform X1 — MIESVYSNYLSDPKLTSVDKDERHCCEPMLRKFSVLLFLSLLANGVLAYLYITKNAILYCEPRRNCLNSGLPLDAQPIMKINSMNIKNHSLPNYCSDLQEKWIRAQGRFYVFSTDIMDWNSSRRRCQDLGGDLVIINNKDEQEFLSKQVNGVYGYHWIGLTDSQTEGVWLWVDNNPLNDNLLWESPPDDWKVENPLHGEDCVILKGKKWGDVSCLRKEKRICEISCPPLK; from the exons ATGATTGAAAGTGTTTATTCGAACTATTTATCAGACCCCAAACTGACATCAGTGGATAAAGATGAGA GGCACTGTTGTGAACCAATGCTGAGGAAATTCTCCGTTCTCCTCTTCCTGTCTCTGTTGGCAAATGGGGTGTTGGCATACCTGT ATATCACCAAAAATGCAATTCTGTATTGTGAACCAAGAAGAAACTGCTTAAATTCAG GATTGCCTTTAGATGCTCAACCAATCATGAAAATAAATTCCATGAACATTAAAAACCACAGTCTACCAAACTACTGTTCAG ATTTACAAGAGAAGTGGATCAGAGCACAGGGCAGATTCTATGTATTCTCTACTGATATCATGGACTGGAACAGCAGCAGACGACGCTGCCAGGATCTGGGAGGAGATCTGGTCATCATCAACAATAAAGACGAACAG GAATTTCTGTCTAAACAAGTAAATGGTGTATATGGCTATCACTGGATTGGCCTAACCGACAGCCAGACGGAGGGTGTGTGGCTTTGGGTGGACAACAACCCTTTAAACGACAACCTCTT aTGGGAGTCTCCTCCAGATGACTGGAAGGTTGAAAATCCTTTGCATGGTGAAGACTGCGTTAtcttaaaaggaaaaaaatgggGGGACGTCTCTTGCTTGAGGAAAGAGAAGAGGATCTGTGAGATATCATGTCCTCCACTTAAGTGA